Genomic window (Candidatus Leptovillus gracilis):
CCGGAGGCCGGGACACAAATCCCTGGCGGAACCATGCAGTCAGGCGAAGACCCGGACAGCGCCGTGCTGCGTGAAGCCGAGTAAGAGACCGGACTGACCGGACTGCGCATCCGGCGTTTCCTGGGAACGCGGGTGTACCATTTGCTGCTGGCGCCCGGGGACAGCGTGACCATCCACCGGCGCTTTTACCAGTTAACCTATGACGGCCCTCTGAACGTCAATGGCTGGCGGCATTGGGAGACAGACCCGTCAGACGGCAGCCCGGAACCGATTGAGTTTTCCCTGCGTTGGGTCAGATTCCCCCACGAAGTGCCCGAACTCAGCGTTGGTTTTGGGGATATGTTGCCATTCATTGAGTTTGTAGGCGAAGCCTTCTTCGCCTCGCGTCAGGGCGTCAAACACGACGCGCGCATCGGCAATATCTAAAAAGTGCGCCGTTAATGCGCTGGCGCCCGCACTGCGCCGATAGCTGCCGCCGTACAGACGAACCTTGCCCAGTTGCAGGCTGTCCTCAACGTGCAAGAAGCGGGACTGGGTCACATGGCTGGCAATGCGCACGCGCATGGGAACAGATGGCTCTGGTAAGGGATTGTTCATGGAAACCTCCTGGAATTGCGGATTGCGGATTGCGGATTATTACGGCCGTTGGCGGTGGTTATGCCTTTCGGAGCAACCACCGCCTGTCTGGAGTGGTAACGGCGGATAGGGTAAATCGGTTGGTAGGGTCAGATAGCGCGGGATGAAACAGAGGGTGACCGGCCGGGCGGCCACTGCCGTTGCTGTCCGCGCCGCCGTCGGATAGAAACGATGGCTCAGCCAGTCGCAGGCGTACTCGTTGCGCACAGCGACCACCCAGAACGAAGGCGTGCAGCCCGTCGCCACGATGCGGCTGCTGGCTAGCCAGGTGTTGAAGGTGACAACGGCCGTTTGTCCCCGCAGTTCGGCCAGAGTGAGCCGCCATAAGTTGTCCAGTGTAGGTGACATACAAACTCCGGGGTTCCTCGGCAGTGTGGCAAGGTTTTAACCAGTACTGAGGTGAGTGCCGTGACATCGCTATCTTCCATCAAATAAAAAGGCTTCACCAGTGTGATAAGTGAAGCCTCAAACGCTGACTGTGTGGACTGGATGACGTTCTCCGAACACCATCCTGGAATTATCGGTTACGAATCTCGGGCAACGGCAACTAATATTTCGTTCGCCCGGTACACACGGTTGCGCGCCTGACCAGTGATCTCGCTGATAATGCCCGCTTTCTCCAACTGAAACACATATCTTTGCGCCACAGAATAGTTGACCAACAACATCTGACTTAATTGCGGAATATCGAATATTGGCTGATTAAAAAGCCAATCAATGACTTGCAGTAAACGGGCGGCGCTCCGTGTTTGTTGGAACTGTCCCCGATACCCATCGCGCAAAGCTTGCAGACGCTGTATGCGCCGTACGCTATCGGCCGCCTGGGTCTGTACCCCATAGAGAAAGTAACTTAGCCACTCATCCCAGGCCCCTTTCTGACTGACAGCCAGCAGGTGGTCGTAATACGCTTGCCGATTTGCTTCAAAATAAGCGCTCAAGTAAAGAACTGGCTGCGACAGCAATCCCCAATCATGAAGTAACAGGGTGTTTAACAGACGCCCAACACGGCCGTTCCCATCCAGGAAGGGATGAATGGCTTCAAACTGATAGTGTACCAGGGCTAAGCGAATCAGGGCCGGCAAATCATCCCGTTCGTGGATGAATTTCTCCATGTCGTTGAGCGCCTGGTTCATGTCATCAACGGGCGGCGGCACATAAGTCGCCGTTTGAATCGTACTGCCTGGCGCGCCAATCCAGTTTTGACTGCGACGAAACTCCCCAGGCGTCCACTGCTCACCGCGCACCCCCTTCAGCAAATGAGCGTGGAGTTCGCGCATGAGCCGCAAACTCACCGGCAAGGTGGCGAGACGCGCCAACCCATATTGCAACGCCAGGACATAGTTTCGTACCTCTTGCACGTCCTCAGGAAATTCAAACAATGTCAACTGTACAGCCTCAAAAGCATATAAGTCACCCAAAGAAGCGCGTGTACCTTCAATGCGCGATGACAGCACAGCCTCGCGGCGAATCAAAGGTTGAATGAGCAGGTTAGGATTGGGCAACATCGAAGCCAATCCTGCCAGTTCGCCTAAAGCGCGATCCGCTTTTGATAGGGCGGTTACCAATCCCGCTGACCAGGCAATATTGGGCGGCAGTGGCTGAGGAATGAACGTCCAATAGCCTTTAGGATGCCGGACTACACGTCCTGGTGTACGAGCGCTGTGAAAATCTTCTGGTTGCATGTCGTTATTCTCACCAACGATAATAAGCTATCTCTTATTACCATTATACGCCGGAAATGATAATAAAAGATGATTTGCCACTGACTAAATAAGCAATCTGGGCATGGTTCATTTGAAGTGAATTCATCTTTACAAATAGCGACACGGAGGTTCACAGAGAAGACACGGAGAAACACGGAGAAAAAGCAAGTTAATCCTAAATCTCTCCGTGAAA
Coding sequences:
- a CDS encoding NUDIX domain-containing protein — protein: MIQKYKVAAYITQADWLLVFSEPAYPEAGTQIPGGTMQSGEDPDSAVLREAE
- a CDS encoding Fic family protein — encoded protein: MQPEDFHSARTPGRVVRHPKGYWTFIPQPLPPNIAWSAGLVTALSKADRALGELAGLASMLPNPNLLIQPLIRREAVLSSRIEGTRASLGDLYAFEAVQLTLFEFPEDVQEVRNYVLALQYGLARLATLPVSLRLMRELHAHLLKGVRGEQWTPGEFRRSQNWIGAPGSTIQTATYVPPPVDDMNQALNDMEKFIHERDDLPALIRLALVHYQFEAIHPFLDGNGRVGRLLNTLLLHDWGLLSQPVLYLSAYFEANRQAYYDHLLAVSQKGAWDEWLSYFLYGVQTQAADSVRRIQRLQALRDGYRGQFQQTRSAARLLQVIDWLFNQPIFDIPQLSQMLLVNYSVAQRYVFQLEKAGIISEITGQARNRVYRANEILVAVARDS